From the genome of Ectobacillus sp. JY-23, one region includes:
- the ade gene encoding adenine deaminase, with protein sequence MTTRKEQLKKHIMAAGKQTPADVVIKNGRIIDVFNLEIIEGDVAISDGMFVGIGEFEGKQIIDAKGRYVCPAFIDGHVHIESSMISPAEFAKVVLPHGVTTVITDPHEIANVSGAEGIQYMLENAEDIPLDVRVMLPSCVPATPFENAGAELHAADLEPFFQHKRVHGLAEVMDYPSVLHAENSMLDKITTTLTHRNQIDGHLAGLDTNAINVYKSAGITTDHECTTASEALDRIRRGMYVLIREGSVAKDLQSLIQAVTIHNARRFLFCTDDKHLDDLIKEGSIDHNVRLAIQYGISPLLAIQMASLNAAECYGLHTKGAIAPGFEGDFLLLDDLESVIISEVFRGGTLVGKNGMYVGEELCKNQPLPQLTETVHIPELTEKDLQIPIGESKQAHIIGIIPNQLRTYKLIENVQVKDGYFCPSVEADQLKMIVVERHKHTGNIGKGIVKGFRLKEGAIATTIAHDSHNIVATGTNDYDMQVAVRALKQLKGGLVIVKNGAILQALPLPIAGLMSEKDFHTVNTELSMLKKTLPQIGFTGNFNPFLTLSFLTLPVIPALKLTDTGLFDVEQFMHIEVAVQAPPLHQNIIDSYIHGDTHV encoded by the coding sequence ATGACAACAAGAAAAGAGCAATTAAAAAAACACATTATGGCGGCGGGTAAGCAAACACCTGCAGATGTTGTAATTAAAAATGGACGCATTATTGATGTATTTAACCTTGAGATTATTGAAGGCGACGTAGCAATTTCAGATGGGATGTTCGTTGGCATTGGAGAATTTGAAGGCAAGCAAATTATTGACGCAAAAGGTCGCTATGTTTGTCCCGCTTTCATTGATGGTCACGTTCATATTGAATCTTCTATGATCAGTCCCGCCGAGTTCGCAAAGGTCGTTCTGCCGCACGGGGTGACCACTGTAATTACAGACCCACATGAAATCGCAAACGTATCTGGCGCCGAAGGAATTCAATACATGCTTGAAAACGCAGAGGACATTCCACTGGATGTACGTGTTATGCTTCCTTCTTGTGTACCTGCGACTCCTTTTGAAAATGCAGGCGCAGAGCTACATGCCGCTGATTTAGAACCGTTCTTCCAGCACAAACGTGTTCATGGTTTAGCTGAAGTGATGGATTATCCGTCTGTCTTGCACGCAGAGAACAGTATGCTTGATAAAATCACAACTACATTAACACATAGAAACCAAATTGATGGTCATCTGGCCGGACTCGACACAAACGCTATAAATGTCTATAAATCCGCAGGCATTACCACCGATCATGAATGTACGACAGCTTCTGAGGCGTTAGATCGAATCAGACGTGGTATGTACGTATTGATTCGTGAAGGCTCTGTCGCAAAGGATTTACAGTCTCTTATACAAGCTGTAACGATTCATAATGCACGTCGCTTTCTGTTCTGCACAGATGATAAACATTTGGATGACTTAATCAAAGAAGGGAGTATTGACCACAACGTGCGTTTAGCAATTCAATACGGCATCTCTCCGCTGCTTGCTATTCAAATGGCTTCTTTGAATGCGGCAGAGTGCTATGGCTTGCATACAAAAGGAGCCATAGCACCGGGATTTGAGGGAGATTTCCTATTGCTTGATGACCTGGAGTCAGTTATCATCTCAGAGGTATTTAGGGGCGGAACACTTGTCGGAAAAAACGGTATGTACGTTGGCGAAGAATTGTGCAAGAATCAACCGCTGCCGCAGCTGACAGAAACCGTTCATATTCCCGAACTTACAGAAAAAGACTTGCAAATTCCAATTGGAGAGTCCAAGCAAGCTCATATAATCGGCATCATTCCAAACCAGTTAAGAACATACAAGCTCATTGAAAACGTGCAGGTGAAGGACGGATATTTTTGCCCTTCTGTGGAAGCGGACCAACTTAAAATGATAGTCGTAGAACGACATAAACATACAGGTAATATTGGGAAGGGCATTGTAAAAGGATTTAGACTAAAAGAAGGAGCCATCGCCACAACAATTGCACATGACTCTCACAACATTGTTGCGACAGGGACCAATGATTACGACATGCAAGTTGCTGTTCGCGCTCTCAAGCAACTAAAAGGTGGTCTTGTGATTGTAAAAAATGGAGCAATCCTACAGGCTCTACCATTGCCGATTGCTGGATTAATGTCTGAAAAGGATTTTCATACTGTAAACACAGAACTTAGCATGTTGAAAAAAACATTACCTCAAATTGGTTTTACAGGCAACTTCAATCCATTTCTAACACTTTCGTTCCTAACACTGCCTGTAATCCCTGCCTTAAAGCTGACAGACACAGGATTGTTTGATGTTGAGCAATTTATGCATATTGAGGTTGCAGTTCAAGCACCTCCCTTGCACCAAAACATCATAGATTCCTATATACATGGAGATACACATGTATAA